A genomic region of Fodinisporobacter ferrooxydans contains the following coding sequences:
- a CDS encoding amidohydrolase: MNKVGQYTFFNGRIFTSNPEQPYANAMVVRDGRIVWIGEQADLEGMEGNCIDLHGRRVLPGFIDAHLHPLYLADAAKHIACSPPIVSSIAGLLEQIRKRREFQGPDAWIQGWGYDEGKLLEGRAPTRWDLDQAASDVPVIVTRTCGHIAVVNSLALKMAGIEKDTPNPSGGQIDKDANGELTGTLRENAKDLVFTVMPTRTLEDNAAALAELSPKLLAHGITAITDLMARMEPIDYFTIYEAAREKGLRQRSVLYYLWEDIKKQPVLSVAKKHAENPIHVGGVKLFADGSVSGRTAWVNLPFLGESENYGISTTSKQELLEAAEFAEQHEVQLVVHAMGEQAIDLIVDTFYGRKSWLSDAPSIRIEHAALPTNEAIRRLAETGIGIVTQPIFLYAEIESYLNNLGRDRTKRSYPFQSLLQAGVKIAFSSDAPGTAWADPVNPFVGLKSAVTRMAHDGTDTGQEQRVDLSTAIMLYTRVAQQITGIPDVGQLKPGYYADFTVLDQDILKVSPEQIDEVQVEETYIGGNLVYQKSRNE; the protein is encoded by the coding sequence ATGAATAAAGTGGGACAGTATACTTTTTTTAATGGGCGGATTTTTACGTCCAATCCTGAGCAACCGTATGCAAATGCCATGGTGGTACGCGATGGACGGATCGTGTGGATTGGAGAGCAAGCAGATCTTGAAGGGATGGAGGGGAATTGTATAGATCTTCATGGTCGCCGCGTGCTTCCGGGATTCATCGATGCTCATTTGCATCCATTGTATCTGGCAGATGCAGCAAAGCACATTGCGTGTTCCCCTCCAATCGTCAGTTCCATTGCGGGTTTGCTTGAACAAATACGAAAACGGCGAGAATTTCAAGGCCCGGATGCCTGGATCCAGGGTTGGGGGTACGATGAAGGGAAGTTGTTAGAAGGACGAGCTCCTACACGTTGGGATTTGGATCAAGCCGCTAGCGATGTTCCCGTTATTGTGACACGTACATGTGGACATATCGCTGTTGTGAATAGTCTGGCACTAAAAATGGCCGGGATAGAAAAAGACACGCCAAATCCGTCAGGCGGGCAAATTGATAAAGACGCAAACGGTGAGTTAACGGGCACCTTACGAGAAAATGCAAAGGACTTAGTATTTACGGTCATGCCAACCAGAACACTTGAAGATAACGCTGCCGCTCTGGCTGAGCTAAGTCCAAAACTTCTGGCACATGGCATCACAGCGATAACCGATCTTATGGCAAGAATGGAGCCCATCGATTATTTTACTATATATGAAGCAGCCCGTGAAAAAGGACTCCGGCAGCGAAGTGTTCTTTACTATTTATGGGAGGATATAAAGAAGCAGCCCGTATTAAGCGTTGCCAAAAAACATGCTGAAAATCCCATTCACGTTGGGGGTGTAAAGCTGTTCGCAGATGGCAGTGTGTCCGGACGAACCGCTTGGGTCAATCTGCCGTTTTTAGGGGAAAGCGAAAATTATGGAATTTCCACGACATCCAAGCAGGAGTTGTTGGAGGCAGCCGAGTTTGCCGAACAGCACGAGGTCCAATTAGTCGTGCATGCAATGGGTGAACAAGCAATTGATTTGATTGTCGATACGTTTTACGGAAGAAAAAGCTGGCTTTCGGACGCTCCATCGATTCGGATCGAGCATGCTGCATTGCCTACAAATGAAGCAATCCGCCGCTTGGCCGAAACGGGGATCGGAATCGTAACTCAACCGATCTTCTTATATGCGGAAATTGAGAGCTATTTGAATAACTTAGGTAGAGATCGGACGAAACGTTCTTATCCCTTTCAATCTCTGTTGCAGGCTGGAGTAAAGATCGCTTTTTCTTCGGATGCACCGGGGACTGCATGGGCCGATCCGGTGAATCCGTTTGTCGGACTTAAGTCTGCTGTCACACGCATGGCGCATGATGGGACAGATACAGGTCAGGAACAGCGAGTAGATTTGTCTACCGCGATCATGCTTTATACCCGGGTTGCCCAGCAAATTACGGGAATTCCTGATGTGGGGCAGCTTAAACCAGGGTACTATGCGGACTTCACGGTGCTAGACCAGGATATTCTAAAGGTTAGTCCGGAGCAAATTGACGAGGTTCAAGTGGAAGAAACCTA
- a CDS encoding helix-turn-helix transcriptional regulator, which translates to MNPIDISQIADEFFVTRVHLMRTFKKETGTIINEAITSKRLEEACHLLKNSNLHITEIALMVGFNNSQYFSKLFNETFAATPKTYRKNGRK; encoded by the coding sequence ATGAATCCAATCGATATCAGCCAAATTGCCGATGAATTTTTTGTCACACGTGTGCATCTAATGCGTACCTTTAAGAAAGAAACAGGAACTATCATAAATGAAGCCATTACGTCAAAACGATTGGAAGAAGCATGCCATTTACTTAAAAATTCGAATCTTCACATCACTGAAATTGCATTAATGGTAGGATTTAATAATTCGCAATATTTCAGCAAATTATTTAATGAAACGTTCGCTGCCACACCCAAAACATACCGGAAGAATGGAAGAAAGTAG
- a CDS encoding stalk domain-containing protein: MRNTTVIVKNPFKVNPTDPDQVTVDLAVPAQYIDGQIYVPIRSIIDAANNLYGFGTVFKWFPIQQELNFDYGVNYDFQTGKDTYTWYTQTSKLPGEIRIYHGELMVPVYDTTQPQYRYVGWSSTWDAQNRVLTLNIGYPETPMA, translated from the coding sequence ATGCGTAACACGACAGTGATCGTGAAAAACCCATTTAAGGTGAATCCAACCGATCCAGATCAGGTAACAGTAGATTTGGCTGTACCAGCCCAGTATATTGATGGTCAAATTTATGTTCCGATTCGGTCTATTATTGATGCGGCTAACAATCTTTACGGTTTTGGTACTGTATTTAAGTGGTTCCCTATTCAGCAAGAATTAAACTTCGATTATGGTGTTAATTACGATTTCCAAACTGGAAAAGACACATACACTTGGTATACTCAGACGTCAAAATTGCCTGGGGAAATACGTATATACCATGGAGAATTAATGGTTCCGGTTTACGATACTACCCAACCGCAATATCGGTACGTTGGATGGTCTTCCACTTGGGATGCACAAAACAGGGTACTTACTCTAAATATTGGATACCCGGAAACACCCATGGCATGA